In Populus nigra chromosome 1, ddPopNigr1.1, whole genome shotgun sequence, one genomic interval encodes:
- the LOC133692258 gene encoding PRA1 family protein H-like isoform X2, translating to MVFSSNPLSLSVTDTTFDAWLRDSGYLEILDQHSSSSATAPPATTSTITSTTTTATATGLFISFFSHILTLLSLFTLNPFSKLTTDDFSGQTPSWTRSFFADCRSYSFPSGSDQARLRVNENVKRYARNYASLFILFFACTLYQMPLALIGLISSLALWDVFKFCSDRWGWDRYPVLRQVMVRTAQCVTAVVLICLNVQMAFFCAVGISYTGDEVGNLKTKLQNKRHQF from the exons ATGGTTTTCTCATCAAACCCTTTATCACTAAGCGTCACTGACACCACCTTCGACGCATGGCTCCGCGACTCCGGCTACCTCGAAATTCTCGACCAacactcctcctcctccgctaCCGCCCCCCCCGCCACCACCTCAACTATCACGTCAACTACCACCACAGCAACAGCCACTGGCCTCTTCATTTCATTCTTTTCCCATATTCTAACACTCctttctctcttcactctcaACCCCTTCTCTAAACTCACCACCGATGACTTCTCGGGTCAAACCCCATCTTGGACCCGGTCGTTTTTCGCTGACTGTCGGTCCTACTCGTTTCCATCCGGGTCGGACCAGGCTAGGCTCCGGGTTAATGAGAATGTTAAACGTTATGCGAGAAATTATGCCTCCCTTTTCATTCTCTTCTTTGCTTGTACTTT GTATCAAATGCCACTTGCTCTTATTGGATTGATATCAAGTTTGGCACTTTGGGATGTTTTCAAGTTCTGTAGTGATAGGTGGGGATGGGATCGATATCCTGTACTTCGGCAAGTTATGGTCCGGACAGCCCAATGTG TAACTGCAGTTGTTCTGATATGTTTAAACGTTCAAATGGCTTTCTTTTGTGCAGTTGGCATTAGTTATACAg GAGATGAAgtaggaaatttgaaaactaaGCTGCAAAACAAGAGGCATCAATTTTGA
- the LOC133680132 gene encoding uncharacterized protein LOC133680132 isoform X1 — MDGEEFSMEDPSQLLQSASDFANYPGVPNDVAAKEFLDRFPLPVIINALQTKSEVPGLEATLVACLERIFKTKCGASLIPHYMPFVQVGLTADSQLVRCLACKTVSCLLENIDETISAAQLITDNGVYPLLLDCLINGNEQVATASMEAIEKLAGSQKGMEIVFPANNSDDMHLGNLSARCSSLGRVRVLSLIVKLFSVSRDVASAVYNSNLLSLLEAKISNTDDTLVSLSVFELFYELAEVKHATEFLSKTTLVQLLSSTISNMSKEAILRSRAMMISGRLLSNDNIYMFIDESNLGVKTIISAIDGRLRLESQDLNECESALEALGQIGSSNQGATLLLTISPPAARHVIDAAFDKHARGKQLASLHSLANISGETRSDSNIILNGDAEESLRLLIYEAASKSSKLTPSGLFLSVLQQDSQVRLAAYRVLTGLVARPWCLMEICSKQEIINIVTGPNTETTKIGMEARYKCCVAIHRAFMSSSKLTGNPALAPIAAKLQEAVSRGPYLADKIYREAQPMVVTADRF; from the exons ATGGACGGAGAAGAATTCTCAATGGAAGACCCTTCACAGCTACTCCAATCAGCCTCTGATTTTGCTAACTATCCAG GTGTTCCAAATGACGTCGCAGCCAAGGAATTTCTTGATCGTTTTCCGCTTCCAGTCATCATCAA TGCTCTGCAAACAAAATCAGAAGTGCCTGGATTAGAAGCAACTTTAGTGGCTTGTTTAGAAAGAATCTTTAAAACTAAGTGTGGTGCATCGCTTATTCCACACTATATG CCTTTTGTGCAAGTAGGTCTGACGGCGGATTCTCAATTAGTCAGGTGTTTAGCTTGCAAAACG GTCTCTTGTCTCTTGGAGAATATTGATGAAACCATATCAGCTGCACAGCTGATTACTGACAATGGTGTATATCCGCTTTTGCTTGATTGTCTCATAAATGG AAATGAACAAGTGGCAACTGCATCAATGGAGGCAATTGAGAAATTAGCTGGCTCTCAAAAAGGCATG GAAATTGTCTTCCCTGCAAATAACAGCGATGATATGCACCTAGGAAACTTATCAGCCCGATGTTCATCACTG GGACGTGTCCGGGTATTATCTTTAATAGTGAAATTATTCTCTGTTTCTAGAGATGTGGCATCAGCGGTTTACAACTCAAATCTGCTGAGTTTATTGGAGGCAAAAATCAGCAATACAGATGATACTCTTGTATCTCTAAGTGTTTTTGAGCTCTTTTATGAG CTAGCAGAAGTAAAACATGCCACGGAATTCTTATCAAAGACCACTCTTGTCCAACTGCTCTCTTCTACAATCAG CAACATGTCAAAAGAAGCTATATTAAGATCAAGAGCAATGATGATAAGTGGAAGACTTCTCTCTAATGACAACATATACATGTTCATTGATGAATCCA ATTTAGGTGTTAAAACCATTATATCAGCCATTGATGGAAGACTTCGGTTAGAAAGTCAAGATTTGAATGAATGTGAATCTGCCCTTGAAGCATTGGGCCAAATAGGATCAT CAAACCAAGGAGCAACACTGCTACTCACAATTTCACCTCCTGCTGCTAGACATGTTATTGATGCGGCCTTTGATAAACATGCACGTGGCAAACAATTG GCTTCATTGCACTCTCTTGCAAACATCTCGGGCGAAACTCGATCTGATAGCAACATCATACTGAATGGTGATGCAGAAGAAAGCCTCCGGCTCTTGATCTATGAAGCAGCATCCAAGAGCTCAAAGCTGACACCATCA GGACTTTTCCTATCAGTTCTTCAACAAGATTCACAAGTTCGACTGGCA GCTTACCGAGTGTTAACTGGGTTGGTGGCTCGGCCATGGTGCCTAATGGAAATTTGCTCAAAGCAAGAGATAATAAATATAGTGACTGGTCCAAATActgaaacaacaaaaatag GTATGGAAGCTAGATATAAATGTTGCGTAGCAATCCACAGAGCCTTCATGTCCTCCAGTAAACTTACTGGCAACCCTGCTCTTGCTCCAATAGCTGCCAAG CTGCAGGAAGCTGTTAGTCGAGGTCCATATCTTGCAGACAAGATTTATCGTGAAGCACAACCTATGGTTGTGACAGCTGATAGATTCTAA
- the LOC133681147 gene encoding small ribosomal subunit protein bS20c — translation MATSLLSPCLGLPPKLKNLSLNSTTCSTSTFSSLSFSSSLSHSIFNKGCLSMRTTQRSIHNFSIVCESTPKKKADSAEKRTRQAEKRRVYNKARKSEVKTRMKKVLEALDDLKKKPEAQFEEVLPIEKLIAEAYSVIDKAIKVGTLHRNTGARRKSRLARRKKAVEIHHGWYTPAPAAATAS, via the exons ATGGCGACTTCCCTTCTGTCTCCTTGCTTAGGCCTCCCTCCCAAACTCAAAAACCTCTCCCTTAATTCCACAACATGCTCTACGTCCACTTTCAGCTCCCTCAGTTTCTCCTCTTCCCTCTCTCACAGCATCTTCAACAAAG GGTGTTTGTCAATGAGGACAACTCAAAGATCAATTCACAATTTCTCTATTGTCTGTGAGTCGACTCCAAAGAAAAAGgctgattcagctgaaaagagAACTCGTCAAGCTGAGAAAAGAAGAGTTTATAATAAAGCTCGCAAGTCCGAAGTTAAAACCCGCATGAAGAAG GTCTTGGAAGCACTGGATGATCTGAAAAAGAAACCTGAAGCACAATTTGAGGAGGTCCTTCCTATTGAAAAGCTAATAGCAGAGGCATACTCGGTGATTGATAAAGCTATAAAAGTGGGAACCTTGCATAGAAACACTGGCGCACGCAGAAAGTCAAGGCTTGCCCGGAGAAAAAAGGCTGTGGAGATTCACCATGGCTGGTATACTCCTGCTCCTGCAGCAGCAACTGCAAGTTAG
- the LOC133692249 gene encoding F-box protein At3g07870-like, translating into MDHRRKKVTKTETTDLPDCLLEEILSRLPMRSPALGQCRLVCKTWLHMISGTYFSKLKLESHPRMLVKTIPETYQSREIISVRIAEGVNGRTFQVEKSKKLVPKKDLPTSNFELVNSCHGLLCISEGKSRNVIHVCNPVFREHITISVNKPLPFYQNSFCLGLGITNGKYEFKVLRTFCLKTNRRAPGYPRAEIYTIGTKKWRRIGNPLSCIEKLDFDTSVHGYIHWIPDQQILQFICSFNFGKEQFGQLPLPPTYDGNDARVKLGVLKDCLCVSVPEKVGSVDKFGIWVMKKYGIKQSWIQQYVIENLYPDVGRLKFYEPLIFLSTGEILISFNGEFLVCYNTTLKKLAKKSTITQTKGGIHAIAYNPSLVSLNVVARGEKVRTLPEPEKKKGDEEGKVSTLSSEIGVRFYEGERLPE; encoded by the exons ATGGATCATAGAAGGAAGAAAGTGACAAAAACCGAAACCACCGACCTCCCGGATTGTTTGCTGGAAGAGATACTATCAAGATTGCCCATGAGGTCACCTGCCCTAGGGCAATGCAGGTTGGTTTGCAAAACTTGGCTTCACATGATTTCAGGGACATACTTTTCCAAACTAAAGCTTGAATCACACCCTCGCATGTTGGTGAAAACCATACCCGAAACGTACCAATCAAGAGAAATCATTTCAGTTCGGATAGCGGAAGGAGTTAATGGTAGAACTTTCCAGGTTGAGAAGTCAAAGAAGCTTGTTCCGAAGAAGGACTTGCCCACTTCAAATTTTGAGTTAGTGAATTCTTGTCATGGTTTGCTTTGCATATCAGAAGGCAAATCCCGCAATGTTATTCATGTTTGCAATCCAGTTTTTCGTGAGCATATAACAATCTCCGTGAATAAACCCCTGCCGTTTTATCAGAATAGTTTTTGTCTTGGACTTGGCATCACCAATGGCAAATATGAGTTCAAAGTGTTGCGAACTTTTTGTCTTAAGACCAATAGAAGAGCTCCAGGTTACCCTAGGGCTGAGATATACACAATAGGCACGAAAAAATGGAGACGAATAGGAAATCCTCTTTCTTGCATTGAAAAACTGGATTTTGATACTTCTGTGCATGGTTATATCCACTGGATTCCTGATCAACAAATTTTGCagtttatttgttcttttaacTTTGGAAAAGAGCAGTTTGGGCAATTGCCATTACCTCCTACATATGATGGAAATGATGCCAGGGTAAAGTTGGGAGTTTTGAAAGATTGTCTATGTGTGAGTGTTCCTGAGAAGGTTGGCAGTGTTGATAAATTTGGCATATGGGTTATGAAGAAGTATGGCATCAAGCAGTCCTGGATCCAACAGTATGTGATTGAAAACCTCTATCCAGACGTTGGCCGCTTGAAATTTTATGAACCCTTAATTTTCTTGAGCACTGGTGAAATCTTGATATCATTCAATGGTGAATTCTTAGTCTGCTACAACACAACACTGAAAAAGCTTGCGAAGAAGAGTACAATAACTCAAACTAAGGGAGGTATCCATGCGATTGCATATAATCCAAGTTTAGTTTCACTCAACGTTGTTGCAAGAGGAGAAAAAGTGCGGACACTGCCAGAGCCAGAG AAAAAGAAAGGTGATGAAGAGGGAAAAGTTTCAACCCTTTCATCTGAGATCGGAGTCAGATTCTATGAAGGTGAGAGGTTACCAGAGTAA
- the LOC133692258 gene encoding PRA1 family protein H-like isoform X1 yields MVFSSNPLSLSVTDTTFDAWLRDSGYLEILDQHSSSSATAPPATTSTITSTTTTATATGLFISFFSHILTLLSLFTLNPFSKLTTDDFSGQTPSWTRSFFADCRSYSFPSGSDQARLRVNENVKRYARNYASLFILFFACTLYQMPLALIGLISSLALWDVFKFCSDRWGWDRYPVLRQVMVRTAQCVTAVVLICLNVQMAFFCAVGISYTVMVLHAAFRKLTPAKQSARRR; encoded by the exons ATGGTTTTCTCATCAAACCCTTTATCACTAAGCGTCACTGACACCACCTTCGACGCATGGCTCCGCGACTCCGGCTACCTCGAAATTCTCGACCAacactcctcctcctccgctaCCGCCCCCCCCGCCACCACCTCAACTATCACGTCAACTACCACCACAGCAACAGCCACTGGCCTCTTCATTTCATTCTTTTCCCATATTCTAACACTCctttctctcttcactctcaACCCCTTCTCTAAACTCACCACCGATGACTTCTCGGGTCAAACCCCATCTTGGACCCGGTCGTTTTTCGCTGACTGTCGGTCCTACTCGTTTCCATCCGGGTCGGACCAGGCTAGGCTCCGGGTTAATGAGAATGTTAAACGTTATGCGAGAAATTATGCCTCCCTTTTCATTCTCTTCTTTGCTTGTACTTT GTATCAAATGCCACTTGCTCTTATTGGATTGATATCAAGTTTGGCACTTTGGGATGTTTTCAAGTTCTGTAGTGATAGGTGGGGATGGGATCGATATCCTGTACTTCGGCAAGTTATGGTCCGGACAGCCCAATGTG TAACTGCAGTTGTTCTGATATGTTTAAACGTTCAAATGGCTTTCTTTTGTGCAGTTGGCATTAGTTATACAg TTATGGTCTTGCATGCTGCATTTCGAAAGCTGACTCCTGCAAAACAATCTGCTCGCAGGAGATGA
- the LOC133680132 gene encoding uncharacterized protein LOC133680132 isoform X2: MDGEEFSMEDPSQLLQSASDFANYPGVPNDVAAKEFLDRFPLPVIINALQTKSEVPGLEATLVACLERIFKTKCGASLIPHYMPFVQVGLTADSQLVRCLACKTVSCLLENIDETISAAQLITDNGVYPLLLDCLINGNEQVATASMEAIEKLAGSQKGMEIVFPANNSDDMHLGNLSARCSSLGRVRVLSLIVKLFSVSRDVASAVYNSNLLSLLEAKISNTDDTLVSLSVFELFYELAEVKHATEFLSKTTLVQLLSSTISNMSKEAILRSRAMMISGRLLSNDNIYMFIDESNLGVKTIISAIDGRLRLESQDLNECESALEALGQIGSSNQGATLLLTISPPAARHVIDAAFDKHARGKQLASLHSLANISGETRSDSNIILNGDAEESLRLLIYEAASKSSKLTPSGLFLSVLQQDSQVRLAVRIYLHNFSLIYLVHDMKF, translated from the exons ATGGACGGAGAAGAATTCTCAATGGAAGACCCTTCACAGCTACTCCAATCAGCCTCTGATTTTGCTAACTATCCAG GTGTTCCAAATGACGTCGCAGCCAAGGAATTTCTTGATCGTTTTCCGCTTCCAGTCATCATCAA TGCTCTGCAAACAAAATCAGAAGTGCCTGGATTAGAAGCAACTTTAGTGGCTTGTTTAGAAAGAATCTTTAAAACTAAGTGTGGTGCATCGCTTATTCCACACTATATG CCTTTTGTGCAAGTAGGTCTGACGGCGGATTCTCAATTAGTCAGGTGTTTAGCTTGCAAAACG GTCTCTTGTCTCTTGGAGAATATTGATGAAACCATATCAGCTGCACAGCTGATTACTGACAATGGTGTATATCCGCTTTTGCTTGATTGTCTCATAAATGG AAATGAACAAGTGGCAACTGCATCAATGGAGGCAATTGAGAAATTAGCTGGCTCTCAAAAAGGCATG GAAATTGTCTTCCCTGCAAATAACAGCGATGATATGCACCTAGGAAACTTATCAGCCCGATGTTCATCACTG GGACGTGTCCGGGTATTATCTTTAATAGTGAAATTATTCTCTGTTTCTAGAGATGTGGCATCAGCGGTTTACAACTCAAATCTGCTGAGTTTATTGGAGGCAAAAATCAGCAATACAGATGATACTCTTGTATCTCTAAGTGTTTTTGAGCTCTTTTATGAG CTAGCAGAAGTAAAACATGCCACGGAATTCTTATCAAAGACCACTCTTGTCCAACTGCTCTCTTCTACAATCAG CAACATGTCAAAAGAAGCTATATTAAGATCAAGAGCAATGATGATAAGTGGAAGACTTCTCTCTAATGACAACATATACATGTTCATTGATGAATCCA ATTTAGGTGTTAAAACCATTATATCAGCCATTGATGGAAGACTTCGGTTAGAAAGTCAAGATTTGAATGAATGTGAATCTGCCCTTGAAGCATTGGGCCAAATAGGATCAT CAAACCAAGGAGCAACACTGCTACTCACAATTTCACCTCCTGCTGCTAGACATGTTATTGATGCGGCCTTTGATAAACATGCACGTGGCAAACAATTG GCTTCATTGCACTCTCTTGCAAACATCTCGGGCGAAACTCGATCTGATAGCAACATCATACTGAATGGTGATGCAGAAGAAAGCCTCCGGCTCTTGATCTATGAAGCAGCATCCAAGAGCTCAAAGCTGACACCATCA GGACTTTTCCTATCAGTTCTTCAACAAGATTCACAAGTTCGACTGGCAGTAAGAATTTATCTCCACAATTTTTCTCTCATTTACTTGGTACACGACATGAAATTTTAA